A single region of the Undibacterium piscinae genome encodes:
- the rpsJ gene encoding 30S ribosomal protein S10: MSTNQKIRIRLKAFDYKLIDQSALEIVETAKRTGAVVKGPVPLPTRIQRFDVLRSPHVNKTSRDQFEIRTHQRLMDIIDPTDKTVDALMKLDLPAGVDVEIKLQ, translated from the coding sequence ATGTCTACAAATCAAAAAATCCGTATCCGTTTGAAAGCTTTTGACTACAAGTTGATTGATCAATCAGCTTTGGAAATCGTAGAAACTGCTAAGCGCACAGGTGCAGTTGTTAAGGGGCCAGTTCCTTTGCCAACACGTATTCAGCGTTTTGACGTTTTGCGTTCGCCGCACGTCAATAAAACTTCACGCGATCAGTTTGAAATTCGCACTCACCAACGTCTGATGGATATCATCGACCCAACTGATAAAACAGTTGATGCTCTGATGAAGTTGGATCTGCCAGCTGGTGTTGATGTAGAAATTAAATTGCAGTAA
- the tuf gene encoding elongation factor Tu yields the protein MAKGKFERTKPHVNVGTIGHVDHGKTTLTAAIATVLSKKFGGEAKAYDQIDAAPEEKARGITINTAHVEYETETRHYAHVDCPGHADYVKNMITGAAQMDGAILVCSAADGPMPQTREHILLARQVGVPYIIVFLNKCDMVDDAELLELVEMEVRELLSKYEFPGDDLPIIQGSAKLALEGDTGPLGEQAIMKLAEALDTYIPTPERAVDGAFLLPVEDVFSISGRGTVVTGRIERGIVKVGESLEIIGITDTAVTTCTGVEMFRKLLDQGQAGDNVGVLLRGTKREDVQRGQVLAKPGTIKPHDHFTGEIYVLSKDEGGRHTPFFNNYRPQFYFRTTDVTGSIELPKDKEMVMPGDNVSITVKLINPIAMEEGLRFAIREGGRTVGAGVVAAKIIAG from the coding sequence ATGGCAAAAGGTAAGTTTGAACGCACCAAGCCGCACGTTAACGTCGGCACAATTGGTCACGTCGATCACGGTAAAACAACATTGACTGCAGCGATCGCTACAGTATTGTCGAAGAAATTTGGTGGCGAAGCTAAGGCTTACGATCAAATCGATGCGGCACCGGAAGAAAAAGCACGTGGTATTACTATTAATACCGCTCACGTAGAATACGAAACAGAAACACGTCACTACGCTCACGTTGATTGCCCAGGCCATGCTGATTATGTTAAAAACATGATTACTGGTGCTGCTCAGATGGACGGCGCTATCTTGGTTTGTTCCGCAGCTGACGGTCCTATGCCGCAAACTCGTGAGCACATCCTGTTGGCTCGTCAAGTTGGCGTTCCATACATCATCGTGTTCCTGAACAAGTGCGACATGGTTGATGACGCTGAATTGTTGGAATTGGTTGAAATGGAAGTTCGTGAGTTGTTGTCTAAATACGAATTCCCAGGCGATGACTTGCCTATCATTCAAGGTTCTGCAAAATTGGCATTGGAAGGCGACACTGGCCCATTGGGCGAGCAAGCAATCATGAAATTGGCTGAAGCTTTGGATACATACATCCCTACGCCAGAACGTGCTGTTGACGGCGCATTCTTGTTGCCAGTAGAAGATGTATTCTCGATCTCTGGTCGCGGTACCGTGGTAACTGGCCGTATCGAGCGTGGTATTGTTAAGGTTGGTGAGTCACTGGAGATCATCGGTATCACTGATACAGCAGTAACTACATGTACTGGTGTTGAAATGTTCCGTAAATTGCTGGATCAAGGTCAAGCAGGTGATAACGTTGGTGTGTTGTTGCGCGGTACTAAGCGTGAAGACGTTCAGCGCGGTCAAGTTTTGGCTAAGCCAGGTACAATCAAGCCGCATGATCATTTCACAGGCGAGATCTATGTTTTGTCTAAAGATGAAGGTGGTCGTCACACTCCATTCTTTAACAACTACCGTCCACAGTTCTACTTCCGTACAACGGACGTAACTGGTTCGATCGAATTGCCAAAAGACAAAGAAATGGTTATGCCAGGCGATAACGTCTCCATTACCGTTAAGTTGATCAACCCGATCGCAATGGAAGAAGGTCTCCGTTTCGCGATTCGTGAAGGTGGTCGTACTGTTGGTGCTGGTGTTGTTGCTGCTAAAATCATTGCTGGTTAA
- the fusA gene encoding elongation factor G, whose product MARKTPIERYRNIGISAHIDAGKTTTTERVLFYTGVNHKIGEVHDGAATMDWMEQEQERGITITSAATTCFWKGMANNFPEHHINIIDTPGHVDFTIEVERSMRVLDGACMVYCAVGGVQPQSETVWRQANKYKVPRLAFVNKMDRTGANFFKVYEQMRTRLKANPILMQIPIGAEENFLGVVDLVKMKAIYWDDASQGMKFDYRDIPAELAASAQEWREKMLDAAAESSEELMNKYLEEGDLSEAEIKVAIRARTIAAEIVPMLCGTAFKNKGVQAMLDAVIEYLPSPVDIPPVTGMDEDDQPITRKAEDTEKFSALAFKIMTDPFVGQLIFFRVYSGTVKSGDTVYNPNKNKKERLGRILQMHANQREEIKEVHAGDIAAAVGLKDATTGETLCDPSSIITLERMVFPEPVISQAVEPKTKADQEKMGLALNRLAQEDPSFRVKTDEESGQTIIGGMGELHLEIIVDRMRREFGVEATVGKPQVAYRETIRKTCEEIEGKFVKQSGGRGQYGHVVLKIEPQEPGKGFEFIDAIKGGTVPREYIPAVEKGVIETLASGVLAGYPVVDVKVTLFFGSYHDVDSNENAFRMAGSMAFKDGCRKASPVILEPMMAVEVETPEDYAGTVMGDLSSRRGMVQGMDEIPGGGGKIIKAEVPLSEMFGYSTSLRSATQGRATYTMEFKHYAEAPKNVIDAIVTAKTK is encoded by the coding sequence ATGGCACGTAAGACCCCCATTGAGCGCTACCGCAACATCGGTATTTCAGCTCACATTGATGCTGGTAAAACAACTACAACTGAACGTGTATTGTTCTACACCGGTGTAAATCATAAAATCGGTGAAGTGCATGATGGCGCGGCTACCATGGACTGGATGGAGCAAGAGCAGGAGCGTGGTATTACTATCACTTCCGCTGCGACCACATGCTTCTGGAAAGGCATGGCGAACAATTTCCCTGAGCATCACATCAATATTATTGATACCCCAGGCCACGTTGACTTCACTATTGAAGTTGAGCGTTCCATGCGCGTTTTGGATGGCGCATGCATGGTTTACTGCGCGGTAGGTGGTGTTCAACCTCAGTCTGAGACCGTATGGCGTCAGGCAAATAAGTACAAGGTTCCACGTTTGGCTTTCGTCAATAAAATGGATCGTACTGGTGCGAATTTCTTCAAGGTGTACGAGCAAATGCGTACTCGCCTGAAGGCAAACCCAATTCTGATGCAAATCCCTATCGGTGCAGAAGAGAATTTCCTGGGTGTGGTCGATCTGGTTAAGATGAAAGCTATCTACTGGGATGATGCATCCCAGGGGATGAAGTTTGACTATCGCGATATTCCTGCTGAGCTCGCAGCTTCGGCTCAAGAATGGCGTGAGAAGATGCTCGATGCGGCAGCTGAATCTAGCGAAGAGTTGATGAACAAGTACCTTGAAGAAGGTGATTTGTCTGAGGCAGAAATTAAGGTTGCGATCCGTGCCCGTACCATTGCGGCTGAAATCGTTCCTATGTTGTGCGGTACTGCGTTTAAAAACAAGGGTGTACAAGCCATGTTGGATGCAGTCATTGAATACTTGCCATCACCAGTGGATATTCCGCCAGTGACAGGTATGGATGAAGATGATCAGCCAATTACGCGTAAAGCTGAAGATACTGAGAAATTCTCTGCCTTGGCATTTAAGATCATGACTGATCCGTTCGTTGGTCAGTTGATTTTCTTCCGTGTTTACTCTGGTACTGTGAAGTCGGGTGATACAGTGTATAACCCGAATAAGAACAAGAAAGAGCGTCTTGGTCGTATTCTGCAGATGCATGCAAATCAACGTGAAGAAATTAAAGAAGTTCACGCTGGTGATATCGCCGCTGCTGTTGGTTTGAAAGATGCGACAACCGGTGAGACACTGTGCGATCCTTCATCCATTATCACTCTTGAGCGTATGGTTTTCCCTGAGCCAGTTATCTCTCAGGCGGTTGAGCCAAAAACTAAAGCTGATCAGGAAAAAATGGGCTTGGCGTTGAATCGTCTGGCGCAAGAAGATCCTTCTTTCCGCGTGAAGACTGATGAAGAATCAGGTCAGACTATCATCGGCGGTATGGGTGAGTTGCATCTGGAAATTATCGTTGATCGTATGCGTCGTGAATTCGGCGTTGAGGCGACAGTTGGTAAGCCACAAGTTGCATACCGTGAAACTATTCGCAAGACTTGCGAAGAGATCGAAGGTAAATTCGTTAAGCAGTCTGGTGGTCGCGGTCAGTATGGTCACGTTGTTCTGAAAATTGAACCGCAAGAACCAGGTAAAGGTTTTGAATTCATCGATGCTATCAAGGGTGGTACAGTTCCGCGTGAATACATTCCTGCGGTAGAGAAGGGTGTTATTGAGACTTTGGCTTCTGGTGTGTTGGCTGGTTACCCAGTAGTTGACGTTAAAGTGACATTGTTCTTCGGTTCTTACCATGACGTCGATTCCAACGAAAACGCATTCCGTATGGCGGGTTCGATGGCGTTTAAAGATGGTTGCCGTAAAGCTAGCCCAGTTATCCTCGAGCCTATGATGGCTGTGGAAGTTGAAACTCCAGAAGACTACGCCGGTACAGTGATGGGTGATTTGTCCTCACGTCGCGGTATGGTTCAAGGTATGGATGAGATTCCTGGTGGTGGCGGTAAAATCATTAAGGCTGAAGTGCCTTTGTCCGAAATGTTTGGTTATTCCACTTCTTTGCGTTCTGCAACGCAAGGTCGTGCGACTTACACGATGGAATTTAAGCACTACGCTGAAGCGCCAAAGAATGTTATTGACGCAATCGTTACTGCAAAAACTAAGTAA